From the Gemmatimonadota bacterium genome, the window GCCGGCATGTCGAACACGTTCGTGGCCATCAGGAAGTTGACGAACATGGGCTTCAGGATCTTGTACCTGAAGTCTCCGGAAAAACCGCCCAGGTTGAGCACCGTCCTCATGGTGATGTAACTGAACGGGTTGAGGGCGTTCAGCAGCCTCGACCGGGAACGGGTCAGCCGGCCGAACCAGTGCAGACGCTTCAGGACCCGCTGAAACCTGGCGATCTCGGGCTGCAGTTGCCGTCTGATGTCGGAGTCGAAATCGTGAGCGTAGACCCGGCCGTAGTATTTCACGCTGTAGTTGAACCGGGTATCGAGTAATTCGATGCCGAACTGCTGCATCAACAACAGGATGTGCTGATATACAGACGGTATCAGCGCGGTGACGGATATGTCGAAGGGAACGGTGCTGCCGTCATCCTGCGGCATGTCGGCCGTAATCGCGTTTCCACCGACCTGGTCCCGGGCCTCGTACAGCCGGAAATCGAACCGGTCCGGGTGGTGATGCAGCGCCCATGCGGCCCCGAGCCCCGATACCCCGCCGCCGACAATGGCGATACGCCGCGGTTTTGCGCCATTCCGACCGGTTGCCATATCCCAGCACCTCAATTCGGGTTCGCCTGAAACCGGACGGCCAGATCCCATCAACGCGCTGGTTTCCGGTCCTTCGCGCAATGGTAGTGTTCGCCCGCCCTTTCCGGACTTACCAGCCCGTTCCGGACGTCCTCTTCCACCTTATCCGCTTCCCGTTCGGCCGGGTCTCCCCAGCCTCCACCGCCGGGGGTCTCGATCCGCAGGATCTCGTTCCTGTACAGTTCGGCGTGCGTCTT encodes:
- a CDS encoding NAD(P)-binding protein, which encodes MATGRNGAKPRRIAIVGGGVSGLGAAWALHHHPDRFDFRLYEARDQVGGNAITADMPQDDGSTVPFDISVTALIPSVYQHILLLMQQFGIELLDTRFNYSVKYYGRVYAHDFDSDIRRQLQPEIARFQRVLKRLHWFGRLTRSRSRLLNALNPFSYITMRTVLNLGGFSGDFRYKILKPMFVNFLMATNVFDMPA